A single genomic interval of Pyrus communis chromosome 7, drPyrComm1.1, whole genome shotgun sequence harbors:
- the LOC137739846 gene encoding uncharacterized protein — protein MRVRQALKNLDAFPRAEEHLLQKTQSGALVSVVGLLIMATLFVHELRYYLTTYTVHQMSVDLKRGETLPIHINMTFPALPCDVLSVDAIDMSGKHEVDLDTNIWKLRLNSHGHIIGTEYLSDLVEKEHSHKHDDGKDNHDDKDQEIHSQGAFDQAAEDLIKRVKHAIANGEGCRVFGVLDVQRVAGNFHISVHGLNIFVAQMIFGGSQNVNVSHIIHDLSFGPKYPGIHNPLDGTDRILHDTSGTFKYYIKIVPTEYRYISKEVLSTNQFSVTEYFSPMKQFDRSWPAVYFLYDLSPITVTIKEERHSFLHFITRLCAVLGGTFALTGMLDRWMYRFVEVLTAKPKARSVLR, from the exons ATGAGGGTTAGACAAGCGTTAAAGAACCTGGATGCGTTTCCTCGGGCGGAGGAGCACTTGCTGCAGAAAACGCAATCCGGGGCACTTG TTTCTGTTGTTGGGCTGCTTATAATGGCGACATTGTTTGTGCACGAGCTCAGATATTATCTCACCACATACACCGTCCACCAG ATGTCCGTAGACTTAAAGCGCGGAGAGACTCTTCCGATTCATATAAATATGACATTTCCAGCTTTACCTTGTGATG TCTTGAGTGTTGATGCAATCGATATGTCAGGCAAGCATGAAGTAGATCTTGACACAAACATATGGAAA CTTCGCCTGAACAGTCATGGCCACATCATCGGCACTGAATATTTGTCTGACCTTGTTGAAAAGGAGCATTCACACAAGCATG ATGATGGCAAAGATAATCACGATGATAAGGACCAGGAAATTCATTCACAAGGAGCTTTTGATCAAGCTGCAGAAGATCTCATTAAGAGGGTAAAGCATGCAATAGCAAATGGAGAAGGATGCCGG GTTTTTGGTGTTTTAGACGTCCAAAGGGTTGCTGGAAACTTTCATATATCAGTTCATGGGTTAAACATTTTCGTTGCACAAATG ATTTTCGGAGGATCTCAAAATGTAAATGTAAGCCACATCATTCATGACTTGTCGTTTGGCCCAAAATATCCAGGAATTCACAATCCACTTGATGGGACAGACCGTATTTTGCATGACACAAGTGGCACATTCAAATATTATATAAAG ATTGTTCCAACTGAATATAGGTATATCTCAAAAGAAGTTTTGTCAACCAATCAGTTCTCTGTCACAGAATATTTTTCTCCTATGAAACAGTTTGATAGGTCATGGCCAG CTGTATACTTCTTGTATGATCTCTCACCAATTACTGTAACTATCAAAGAAGAACGCCACAGTTTTCTCCATTTCATCACTCGGCTTTGTGCTGTGTTGGGTGGTACCTTTGCTTTGACAG GAATGCTAGATCGATGGATGTACAGGTTTGTTGAAGTATTGACGGCCAAACCAAAAGCTAGAAGTGTACTCCGATAG
- the LOC137739862 gene encoding membrane-associated progesterone-binding protein 4 produces MAAKLLATSPFVGIAVLVSLVALFAFYYKPFSQQRLFTVEELALYNGTDASLPIFLGILGLVFDVTKGKSHYGEGGGYNHFSGRDASRAFVSGNFTGDGLTDSLRGLSSTQVKSVVEWRDFYFKSYIFVGKLVGRYYDSQGNPTKYLKGVEAKAARGAQLLEKQENEEAKQPGCNSRWSQDEGGEVWCDEGVPRLVQRPLQMALTGKMSTRCACFNEDQLDQPGLKIYEGCDYLAKTCRV; encoded by the exons ATGGCGGCAAAGCTGTTAGCAACTTCCCCATTTGTAGGAATTGCGGTACTCGTCTCCCTCGTAGCTCTCTTCGCCTTCTATTACAAGCCCTTCTCCCAACAG AGATTGTTCACTGTTGAAGAACTGGCTTTGTACAATGGGACTGATGCGAGTTTACCGATTTTTCTAGGAATTCTCGG ATTGGTTTTCGATGTGACGAAAGGAAAATCTCATTACGGTGAGGGTGGGGGGTACAATCATTTTTCTGGAAG AGATGCTTCACGAGCATTTGTTTCAGGAAACTTTACAG GAGATGGGCTCACAGACTCATTACGTGGTTTATCAAGTACACAG GTGAAGAGTGTCGTTGAATGGAGGGATTTCTACTTTAAAAGTTACAT ATTTGTAGGGAAACTAGTAGGTCGTTACTATGATTCTCAAGGAAATCCTACAAAATATTTGAAGGGAGTGGAAGCAAAGGCTGCGAGAGGTGCTCAGCTTTTGGAGAAACAGGAAAATGAAGAAGCGAAGCAACCTGGTTGCAACTCAAGGTGGAGCCAGGATGAGGGTGGAGAG GTTTGGTGCGATGAGGGTGTCCCGAGGTTAGTTCAGAGACCGCTGCAAATGGCTTTGACTGGGAAAATGAGCACACGATGCGCATGCTTTAATGAAGATCAACTAGACCAACCGGGGTTAAAGATCTACGAAGGATGTGATTATCTTGCCAAGACCTGCCGAGTATAA
- the LOC137739941 gene encoding F-box/kelch-repeat protein At3g23880-like, producing the protein MSGLQKRRQQQRVPTDGGFLERPLIESDDIIIDILSRLPVKYLIQFRCVCKSWRALISDLHLVRKHLRRAVTGLNPNSYRLLISDSPFQSIDYEALKDVSICVQSSFLCLQLPVTLERMSVVGSCNGLICLKGNKGEVLLWNPCTRVTKMLPRIACFYFCPKFYGFGYDSTIEDYKVILGGECTTADGMMIAVFTLKSGLWRTKQYLDSFKLHGQGCLVNGALHWVELKWSGEELRPVLSSRIISFILAEENIVPLPYLHIQSYISIRIGTIANHLFAYLFNDVSLSDIAITVWVMKDYGVHESWTKIIQIPLKSLRQLSMNFVNIICILENDEVLMSCDSSYLALYNPKENTLTKVLNTPTNLLPEATMFVETLVSPVIGGGANI; encoded by the coding sequence ATGTCGGGCCTTCAGAAGCGGCGGCAGCAGCAACGGGTCCCCACGGATGGCGGATTTCTTGAACGACCCCTGATTGAGTCTGATGATATCATAATTGATATACTGTCAAGGCTACCAGTTAAATATTTGATCCAATTCCGGTGTGTATGCAAGTCATGGCGCGCTTTGATCTCTGATTTGCATCTTGTTAGGAAGCACCTGAGACGGGCAGTGACAGGGCTTAACCCTAATAGCTATAGGCTTCTTATTTCAGACAGTCCTTTCCAATCCATAGACTACGAAGCACTCAAGGATGTCAGTATAtgtgtgcaaagctcttttctttgtttgcaattgCCAGTAACGCTTGAACGTATGAGTGTTGTGGGTTCTTGCAATGGCTTGATATGTCTAAAGGGAAACAAAGGCGAAGTTCTCTTATGGAACCCTTGTACCAGAGTTACCAAAATGTTACCAAGAAttgcatgtttttatttttgtccaaaGTTTTATGGATTTGGTTATGATTCCACCATTGAAGATTACAAGGTTATATTGGGTGGCGAATGTACAACTGCAGATGGCATGATGATTGCAGTCTTTACACTAAAATCAGGTTTGTGGAGGACTAAACAATACCTTGACTCTTTTAAATTGCATGGGCAAGGGTGCTTGGTTAATGGAGCTCTACATTGGGTAGAGCTTAAATGGAGCGGGGAGGAGCTCCGCCCTGTACTTAGTTCAAGAATCATCTCTTTTATTTTGGCGGAGGAGAATATTGTGCCGCTGCCCTATCTTCACATCCAAAGTTACATCTCCATTCGTATTGGGACTATTGCAAATCatctatttgcatatttgttCAATGACGTCAGTTTGAGTGATATTGCAATAACTGTATGGGTGATGAAGGATTATGGTGTCCATGAATCTTGGACTAAAATCATACAAATTCCTTTGAAGTCGTTACGTCAACTAAGTATGAATTTTGTTAATATTATCTGCATTTTAGAGAATGATGAAGTTTTGATGAGTTGTGATTCAAGTTACTTGGCTTTATACAATCCAAAGGAAAATACATTGACGAAGGTTCTTAATACTCCTACTAATTTGTTGCCTGAAGCAACTATGTTTGTGGAGACCTTAGTTTCACCAGTAATTGGTGGTGGCGCCAACATCTGA